A window of the Lolium perenne isolate Kyuss_39 chromosome 7, Kyuss_2.0, whole genome shotgun sequence genome harbors these coding sequences:
- the LOC127316279 gene encoding phragmoplastin DRP1A-like, with product MENLISLVKKLQRACTALGDHGDESTLPTLWDSLPSIAVVEGQSSGKSSVLESVVGKDFLPRGSGIVTRRPLVLQLHRIDGTREYAEFLHQPRKRYTDFAEVRKEIADETDRETGRSKGISSASIFRMDDYTKNDCYVVPCNNTKYMSGSAHRRK from the exons ATGGAGAACCTGATCTCGCTCGTCAAAAAGCTGCAGCGGGCCTGCACTGCCCTCGGCGACCACGGCGACGAGAGCACCCTCCCCACCCTCTGGGACTCGCTGCCGTCCATCGCCGTTGTCGAAGGCCAG AGTTCGGGCAAATCTTCAGTGCTGGAGAGCGTTGTTGGGAAGGATTTCCTGCCCAGGGGTTCAG GCATCGTCACCCGTCGCCCCCTGGTTCTGCAGCTACATAGGATTGATGGAACTAGAGAGTATGCGGAGTTCTTGCATCAACCCAGGAAAAGATACACAGATTTCG CCGAAGTGAGGAAGGAGATAGCTGATGAAACTGACAGAGAAACTGGTCGTTCCAAGGGAATATCATCTGCATCTATTTTTCGAATGGATGATTACACTAAAAATGATTGTTATGTAGTGCCCTGTAATAATACAAAGTATATGTCTGGAAGTGCGCATAGGAGAAAATAG